Proteins encoded by one window of Streptomyces sp. ALI-76-A:
- a CDS encoding ADP-ribosylglycohydrolase family protein, protein MTPVGTEPELADRVLGGWLGRIAGNMLGKPVEQGDLWTRDRIDHYLRQAAALPLTDYLPEPVGEDTGLELRPEWRQCVRGRIHGSCRDDDVDYAILGLDLLETHGFGFSTEQVGDLWLLRLPYRQTFTAERAAYRNLANGLKPPLTATYDNPYQEWIGALIRADIYGWTRPGEPRRAASLARRDAVLSHTGNGVYGAMWAAALISAAFTAATVRQAVDQALAVIPGGSRLARTVRRVVSLHDTRLSWEDTLATVAEETAGLGWIHTVPNAAVLTAGLLYGDGDFTRTITLTVRGGLDTDSNGATAGSVAGVLTGADAIPAQWKDPLDDTVRSAVFGFDGARISDLAERTLRLVGPDA, encoded by the coding sequence ATGACCCCTGTGGGCACTGAGCCAGAGCTCGCCGACCGCGTCCTCGGGGGCTGGCTCGGCCGGATCGCGGGCAACATGCTCGGCAAGCCGGTCGAGCAGGGCGACCTGTGGACGCGGGACCGGATCGACCACTACCTGCGGCAGGCCGCGGCCCTGCCGCTCACCGACTACCTGCCCGAGCCCGTCGGCGAGGACACCGGCCTGGAGCTGCGCCCCGAGTGGCGCCAGTGCGTACGCGGCCGCATCCACGGCAGCTGCCGCGACGACGACGTCGACTACGCCATCCTCGGCCTCGACCTGCTGGAGACCCACGGCTTCGGCTTCAGCACGGAGCAGGTCGGCGACCTGTGGCTGCTGCGGCTGCCGTACCGGCAGACGTTCACCGCGGAGCGGGCCGCCTACCGCAACCTCGCCAACGGGCTGAAGCCGCCGCTGACGGCGACGTACGACAATCCGTACCAGGAGTGGATCGGGGCGCTCATCCGGGCCGACATCTACGGCTGGACCCGCCCCGGCGAACCGCGTCGTGCCGCCTCCCTCGCCCGCCGTGACGCGGTGCTGTCCCACACCGGCAACGGGGTGTACGGCGCGATGTGGGCGGCGGCGCTGATCTCGGCGGCGTTCACCGCCGCCACCGTGCGGCAGGCCGTGGACCAGGCGCTCGCCGTGATCCCGGGCGGCAGCCGGCTGGCCCGTACCGTACGCCGGGTCGTCTCGCTCCACGACACCCGGTTGAGCTGGGAGGACACGCTCGCCACGGTGGCCGAGGAGACCGCCGGGCTCGGCTGGATCCACACCGTCCCGAACGCCGCCGTGCTGACCGCCGGGCTCCTGTACGGCGACGGCGACTTCACCCGCACCATCACGCTCACCGTGCGCGGCGGTCTGGACACCGACTCCAACGGGGCGACCGCGGGCTCGGTGGCCGGTGTGCTGACCGGCGCGGACGCCATCCCGGCCCAGTGGAAGGACCCCCTCGACGACACGGTGCGCAGCGCGGTCTTCGGCTTCGACGGGGCGCGGATCAGCGACCTGGCGGAGCGGACGCTGCGGCTGGTGGGGCCGGATGCCTGA
- a CDS encoding glycerate kinase — translation MLIAADKFKGSLTAVQVAERVTAGLRRVVPDLAVDALPVADGGDGTVDATVAAGFERREVRVAGPLGDEITAAFALRDGTAVVEMAEASGLQRLPAGLFAPLTASTYGSGELLRAALDAGARTIVFGVGGSATTDGGAGMLSALGARFTDAAGEPVAPGGAGLAALASADLSGLDPRLAGVELVLASDVDNPLTGPKGAPAVYGPQKGASPDDVETLDAALTHYVKVLEKAVGSRAAAYAASPGAGAAGGIGYGALLLGARFRPGIEVMLEVLGFTAAVEHATLVITGEGSLDEQTLHGKAPAGVAAAARAAGKEVVAVCGRLALQPEALGRAGIRRAYPLTDVEPDVARCLADAGPILERAAERIGRDFLT, via the coding sequence GTGCTCATCGCCGCGGACAAGTTCAAGGGCTCGCTGACGGCCGTACAGGTCGCCGAACGGGTCACGGCCGGACTGCGCAGGGTGGTGCCGGACCTCGCGGTGGACGCGCTGCCGGTGGCCGACGGCGGCGACGGGACGGTGGACGCGACGGTCGCGGCCGGTTTCGAGCGGCGCGAGGTCCGCGTCGCGGGGCCGCTCGGCGACGAGATCACGGCCGCGTTCGCGCTGCGCGACGGTACGGCGGTGGTGGAGATGGCGGAGGCGAGCGGGCTTCAGCGGCTGCCCGCGGGGCTCTTCGCGCCGCTCACGGCCTCCACGTACGGCTCCGGCGAGCTGCTGCGGGCCGCGCTGGACGCGGGCGCGCGCACGATCGTGTTCGGGGTCGGCGGCAGCGCCACCACGGACGGCGGCGCCGGCATGCTGTCCGCGCTGGGGGCGCGGTTCACCGACGCGGCGGGCGAGCCGGTGGCACCCGGCGGCGCGGGCCTGGCCGCCCTGGCCTCGGCCGACCTGTCGGGCCTGGACCCGCGGCTCGCCGGCGTGGAGCTGGTGCTGGCCAGCGACGTCGACAACCCGCTGACCGGCCCGAAGGGCGCACCGGCCGTCTACGGCCCGCAGAAGGGCGCCTCACCGGACGACGTGGAGACGCTGGACGCGGCGCTCACGCACTACGTGAAGGTGCTGGAGAAGGCGGTCGGGTCCAGGGCCGCCGCGTACGCCGCCTCACCCGGCGCGGGCGCGGCCGGCGGCATCGGGTACGGCGCCCTGCTGCTCGGCGCCCGGTTCCGCCCCGGTATCGAGGTGATGCTGGAGGTCCTGGGGTTCACGGCCGCGGTGGAGCACGCCACGCTGGTGATCACCGGCGAGGGCTCCCTCGACGAGCAGACACTGCACGGCAAGGCCCCGGCGGGCGTCGCGGCGGCGGCGCGGGCGGCGGGCAAGGAGGTGGTCGCGGTGTGCGGCCGCCTCGCCCTTCAGCCGGAGGCACTGGGCCGGGCCGGCATCCGCCGCGCGTACCCGCTGACGGACGTCGAACCGGACGTGGCCAGGTGCCTCGCGGACGCCGGCCCGATCCTGGAACGGGCCGCGGAGCGCATCGGGCGGGACTTCCTGACCTGA
- the pssA gene encoding CDP-diacylglycerol--serine O-phosphatidyltransferase: MTVIDPETQTGWVPEADEADDDEEMPLSLRLSIADTLTLGNATCGFMAVYFTTTGILIPHLTGSQESGMARHSAATAVILMLCAAVFDLFDGLVARKLRSSPMGAELDNLSDLISFGLAPAYFVLVYGMVADDAHQRVAAVGAIVVLLAVVLRLARFSCVTVKDGTFQGMPSPFGALTVVSIVLLELPFEATLLAVVGTAWLMVSRVEYPKPRGVLAVAMLGWIVSAMGMLAAWAFDAPGGQVLLQMGCALQIVLAATIPLFATARRVNTFRDNRREARAAQIP, from the coding sequence TTGACCGTGATTGATCCGGAGACACAGACGGGCTGGGTGCCCGAGGCCGACGAGGCGGACGACGACGAGGAGATGCCCCTCTCTCTCCGCCTCTCGATAGCGGACACCCTCACCCTCGGCAACGCCACGTGCGGCTTCATGGCGGTGTACTTCACGACCACCGGCATCCTGATCCCGCACCTCACCGGTAGCCAGGAATCCGGCATGGCCCGCCACAGCGCGGCCACGGCGGTCATCCTGATGCTGTGCGCGGCGGTCTTCGACCTCTTCGACGGCTTGGTGGCGAGGAAGCTGCGCTCCTCCCCGATGGGCGCCGAGCTGGACAACCTGTCGGACCTGATCAGCTTCGGTCTGGCGCCGGCGTACTTCGTCCTGGTCTACGGCATGGTCGCCGACGACGCGCACCAGCGGGTGGCGGCGGTCGGCGCGATCGTCGTCCTGCTGGCGGTGGTGCTGAGACTTGCCCGCTTCTCCTGCGTGACGGTGAAGGACGGCACCTTCCAGGGCATGCCGTCGCCGTTCGGGGCGCTGACGGTGGTCTCGATCGTGCTCCTCGAACTGCCGTTCGAGGCGACGCTGCTGGCGGTCGTCGGTACCGCGTGGCTGATGGTGAGCCGGGTCGAGTACCCGAAGCCGCGGGGCGTGCTCGCGGTGGCGATGCTCGGCTGGATCGTGTCGGCCATGGGCATGCTCGCGGCGTGGGCGTTCGACGCGCCGGGCGGCCAGGTGCTGCTACAGATGGGCTGCGCGCTGCAGATCGTGCTCGCGGCGACGATCCCGCTGTTCGCCACGGCGCGCCGGGTGAACACCTTCCGGGACAACCGGCGTGAGGCTCGGGCGGCGCAGATCCCCTAG
- a CDS encoding phosphatidylserine decarboxylase, whose amino-acid sequence MPHSQTSAPSDSLAGVRLARGASPWLLPTVATAALSLVRARKSGAAKAVAVPATALAAGMLWFFRDPEREIAQGRVISPADGVVQSIMPWKDGRTRVAIFMSPLNVHVNRAPLSGTVTSVEHIPGGFVPAFNKESENNERVVWHFDTELGDIEMIQIAGAVARRIVPYVPRGTKVEQGDRIGLIRFGSRVDIYLPEGVEVAVEVGQKTVAGVTRIDRD is encoded by the coding sequence ATGCCCCACAGCCAAACCTCTGCACCCAGCGACAGCCTGGCAGGCGTACGCCTCGCGCGCGGAGCATCGCCGTGGCTCCTGCCGACCGTCGCCACCGCAGCCCTCAGCCTGGTACGCGCACGCAAGTCCGGCGCCGCCAAGGCCGTCGCCGTGCCCGCCACCGCGCTCGCGGCGGGCATGCTGTGGTTCTTCCGCGACCCCGAGCGCGAGATCGCCCAGGGCCGGGTCATCTCGCCCGCCGACGGTGTGGTGCAGAGCATCATGCCGTGGAAGGACGGCCGCACCCGCGTCGCGATCTTCATGAGCCCGCTCAACGTCCACGTCAACCGCGCCCCGCTCTCCGGCACGGTGACCTCGGTCGAGCACATCCCGGGCGGGTTCGTTCCGGCGTTCAACAAGGAGAGCGAGAACAACGAGCGCGTAGTCTGGCATTTCGACACCGAACTCGGCGACATCGAGATGATCCAGATCGCCGGCGCGGTCGCTCGCCGCATCGTCCCGTACGTGCCCCGGGGCACCAAGGTCGAGCAGGGTGACCGGATCGGTCTGATCCGCTTCGGCTCGCGCGTCGACATCTACCTGCCCGAGGGCGTGGAGGTCGCGGTCGAGGTCGGACAGAAGACCGTGGCTGGGGTGACTCGCATTGACCGTGATTGA
- a CDS encoding acyl-CoA dehydrogenase family protein, which yields MARLAQTAGLTDVQQEILSTVRDFVDKEIIPVATGLEHRDEYPQQIVDGLKELGLFGLMIPEEYGGLGESLLTYALCVEEIARGWMSVSGIINTHFIVAYMLKQHGTQEQKDHFLPRMAAGDIRGAFSMSEPGLGSDVSAITSKAVRDGDEYVLNGQKMWLTNGGTSSLVAVLVRSDEGHPEGTAPHKSMTTFLIEKEPGFGEVRPGLTIPGKIDKMGYKGVDTTEMIMDGLRLSADRVLGGTTGRGFYQMMDGVEVGRVNVAARGCGVAQRAFELGVSYAQQRHTFGKAIAQHQAIQFKLAEMATKVEAAHAMMVNAARKKDSGERNDLEAGMAKYLASEYCKEVVEDAFRIHGGYGFSKEYEIERLYREAPMLLIGEGTAEIQKMIIGRRLLEEYRLQG from the coding sequence ATGGCGCGACTCGCCCAGACCGCCGGCCTGACCGACGTCCAGCAGGAGATCCTGTCCACCGTCCGCGACTTCGTGGACAAGGAGATCATCCCGGTCGCGACCGGGCTGGAGCACCGCGACGAGTACCCCCAGCAGATCGTCGACGGCCTCAAGGAGTTGGGCCTGTTCGGTCTGATGATCCCCGAGGAGTACGGCGGCCTCGGCGAGTCGCTCCTCACCTACGCCCTGTGCGTGGAGGAGATCGCCCGTGGGTGGATGTCGGTGTCCGGCATCATCAACACCCACTTCATCGTGGCGTACATGCTCAAGCAGCACGGCACCCAGGAGCAGAAGGACCACTTCCTGCCGAGGATGGCGGCCGGCGACATCCGCGGCGCCTTCTCGATGTCGGAGCCGGGCCTCGGTTCGGACGTCTCGGCGATCACGTCGAAGGCCGTCAGGGACGGTGACGAGTACGTCCTCAACGGCCAGAAGATGTGGCTGACGAACGGCGGGACGTCCAGCCTGGTGGCCGTCCTCGTGCGAAGTGACGAAGGACACCCCGAGGGCACGGCGCCCCACAAGTCGATGACCACCTTCCTGATCGAGAAGGAGCCCGGCTTCGGAGAGGTCCGCCCCGGCCTCACCATCCCCGGGAAGATCGACAAGATGGGCTACAAGGGGGTCGACACCACTGAGATGATCATGGATGGCCTGCGGCTTTCCGCTGATCGGGTGCTCGGCGGCACCACCGGCCGCGGCTTCTACCAGATGATGGACGGCGTGGAGGTCGGCCGCGTCAACGTGGCGGCGCGTGGCTGTGGCGTCGCTCAGCGTGCGTTCGAGCTCGGCGTCTCGTACGCCCAGCAGCGCCACACGTTCGGCAAGGCGATCGCCCAGCACCAGGCCATCCAGTTCAAGCTGGCGGAGATGGCTACCAAGGTCGAGGCGGCCCATGCGATGATGGTGAACGCGGCACGCAAAAAGGACTCGGGAGAACGAAACGACCTTGAGGCTGGGATGGCGAAGTACCTCGCCTCCGAGTACTGCAAGGAGGTCGTGGAGGACGCCTTCCGGATCCACGGCGGCTACGGCTTCTCCAAGGAGTACGAGATCGAGCGCCTCTACCGTGAGGCCCCGATGCTGCTGATCGGTGAAGGTACCGCCGAGATCCAGAAAATGATCATCGGTCGCAGGCTGCTCGAGGAGTATCGACTCCAGGGCTAG
- a CDS encoding MaoC family dehydratase, which produces MQFGRTYEEFEVGAVYKHWPGKTVTEYDDHLFCLLTMNHHPLHMDSNYAEQTTDFGRNVVVGNYIYSLLLGMSVPDVSGKAIANLEIESLKHVAPTFHGDTIYGETTVLDKWPSKSKNDRGIVHVETKGYKQDGTLVCVFRRKVMVPTETYIKERGGEQPGRPEPKQQEK; this is translated from the coding sequence ATGCAGTTCGGGCGCACCTACGAGGAGTTCGAGGTCGGGGCGGTCTACAAGCACTGGCCCGGGAAGACGGTCACGGAGTACGACGACCACCTCTTCTGCCTCCTCACCATGAACCACCACCCGCTCCACATGGACAGCAACTACGCGGAGCAGACGACGGACTTCGGCAGGAACGTCGTCGTCGGGAACTACATCTACTCGCTGCTGCTGGGCATGTCCGTGCCGGACGTCTCCGGCAAGGCGATCGCCAACCTGGAGATCGAGTCGCTCAAGCACGTGGCGCCGACCTTCCACGGCGACACGATCTACGGTGAGACGACCGTGCTCGACAAGTGGCCGTCGAAGTCGAAGAACGACCGCGGCATCGTCCACGTCGAGACCAAGGGCTACAAGCAGGACGGCACGCTGGTCTGCGTGTTCCGCCGCAAGGTGATGGTGCCGACCGAGACGTACATCAAGGAGCGCGGCGGCGAGCAGCCCGGCCGTCCCGAACCGAAGCAGCAGGAGAAGTAG
- a CDS encoding CoA ester lyase, with amino-acid sequence MTTPVNRLRPRRSCLAVPGSNPRFLEKAQGLPADQVFLDLEDACAPLAKPEARHTIVKFLNEGDWTGKTRVVRVNDWTTEWTYRDVVTVVEGAGPNLDCIMLPKVQDAQQVVALDLLLTQIEKTMGFEVGRIGIEAQIENAQGLNNVNEIAQASPRVETIIFGPADFMASINMKSLVVGEQPPGYPADAYHYILMKILMAARANNLQAIDGPYLQIRNVDGYRAVAQRAAALGFDGKWVLHPGQVEASNEIFSPSQEDYDHAELILDAYEYYTSEAGGKKGSAMLGDEMIDEASRKMALVVAGKGRAAGMRRTSTFEIPEA; translated from the coding sequence ATGACCACGCCCGTCAACCGCCTGCGTCCACGACGCTCCTGTCTCGCGGTCCCGGGGAGCAACCCCCGCTTCCTGGAGAAGGCCCAGGGCCTCCCCGCCGACCAGGTCTTCCTGGACCTGGAGGACGCGTGCGCGCCGCTCGCCAAGCCCGAGGCGCGGCACACCATCGTCAAGTTCCTCAACGAGGGCGACTGGACGGGCAAGACGCGCGTGGTGCGCGTCAACGACTGGACGACCGAGTGGACGTACCGCGATGTCGTCACGGTCGTCGAGGGCGCGGGCCCCAACCTCGACTGCATCATGCTGCCGAAGGTCCAGGACGCCCAGCAGGTGGTCGCGCTGGACCTGCTCCTGACCCAGATCGAGAAGACCATGGGCTTCGAGGTCGGCCGGATCGGCATCGAGGCGCAGATCGAGAACGCGCAGGGCCTCAACAACGTCAACGAGATCGCGCAGGCCTCCCCGCGCGTCGAGACGATCATCTTCGGCCCGGCCGACTTCATGGCGTCCATCAACATGAAGTCGCTGGTCGTGGGCGAGCAGCCGCCCGGCTACCCGGCGGACGCCTACCACTACATCCTGATGAAGATCCTGATGGCCGCCCGCGCCAACAACCTCCAGGCGATCGACGGCCCCTACCTCCAGATCCGCAACGTCGACGGCTACCGCGCCGTGGCCCAGCGGGCCGCCGCCCTCGGCTTCGACGGCAAGTGGGTTCTGCACCCGGGCCAGGTCGAGGCGTCCAACGAGATCTTCTCGCCGTCCCAGGAGGACTACGACCACGCCGAGCTGATCCTGGACGCGTACGAGTACTACACGTCCGAGGCGGGCGGCAAGAAGGGCTCCGCGATGCTCGGCGACGAGATGATCGACGAGGCCAGCCGCAAGATGGCCCTGGTGGTCGCGGGCAAGGGACGGGCCGCCGGCATGCGGCGCACCAGCACGTTCGAGATCCCGGAGGCGTGA
- a CDS encoding protein meaA: MSERQPADGTREKDRPWLMRTYAGHSTAEASNELYRRNLAKGQTGLSVAFDLPTQTGYDSDHILARGEVGRVGVPIAHLGDMRRLFQDIPLEQMNTSMTINATAMWLLALYQVVAEEQGADITRLQGTTQNDIVKEYLSRGTHVFPPVPSLRLTTDMIAYTVSRMPKWNPINICSYHLQEAGATPVQEIAYAMSTAVAVLDAVRDSGQVPQERMGDVVGRISFFVNAGVRFVEEMCKMRAFGRIWDQVTRERYGIENPKHRRFRYGVQVNSLGLTEAQPENNVQRIVLEMLAVTLSKDARARAVQLPAWNEALGLPRPWDQQWSLRMQQVLAYESDLLEYGDLFEGSKVIEAKVGELVEESLTEMRRIEEMGGAMAAVESGYLKSQLVSSHAERRARIESGQEKIVGVNVFETTEPNPLTADLDTAIQTVDPAVEARVVAALQHWRDTRSQPPFDHPRPGKALERLKEAAKGTANLMEATLECARAGVTTGEWAGALREVFGEFRAPTGVSSAPVAVSAEAGSAMSGVRRKVDLTARDLGVGKLRFLVGKPGLDGHSNGAEQIAVRARDAGFEVVYQGIRLTPEQIVDAAIAEDVHAVGLSILSGSHAQLVPDVLDRLRVAGATDIPVIAGGIIPNNDAEQLRAAGVAAVFTPKDFDITGIIGRIVDEIRKANKLDPLEVPA; encoded by the coding sequence ATGAGTGAGCGTCAGCCCGCCGACGGCACGCGGGAGAAGGACCGGCCGTGGCTCATGCGCACGTACGCCGGTCACTCCACGGCCGAGGCGTCCAACGAGCTGTACCGGCGCAACCTCGCCAAGGGGCAGACCGGCCTGTCGGTCGCGTTCGACCTGCCGACGCAGACCGGCTACGACTCCGACCACATCCTCGCCCGCGGCGAGGTCGGCCGGGTCGGCGTACCGATCGCGCACCTCGGTGACATGCGCCGGCTGTTCCAGGACATCCCCCTGGAGCAGATGAACACCTCGATGACGATCAACGCCACCGCCATGTGGCTGCTGGCGCTCTACCAGGTCGTCGCGGAAGAGCAGGGCGCGGACATCACCCGGCTCCAGGGCACGACGCAGAACGACATCGTCAAGGAGTACCTGTCCCGGGGCACGCACGTGTTCCCGCCGGTGCCGTCCCTGCGCCTGACGACGGACATGATCGCGTACACGGTCTCCCGCATGCCGAAGTGGAACCCGATCAACATCTGCAGCTACCACCTGCAGGAGGCGGGCGCCACCCCGGTCCAGGAGATCGCGTACGCGATGTCCACCGCCGTCGCCGTGCTGGACGCGGTGCGCGACTCCGGCCAGGTGCCGCAGGAACGCATGGGCGACGTCGTCGGCCGTATCTCCTTCTTCGTGAACGCGGGTGTCCGCTTCGTCGAGGAGATGTGCAAGATGCGCGCCTTCGGCCGCATCTGGGACCAGGTCACCCGCGAGCGGTACGGCATCGAGAACCCCAAGCACCGCCGTTTCCGCTACGGCGTGCAGGTCAACTCGCTCGGTCTGACCGAGGCGCAGCCGGAGAACAACGTCCAGCGGATCGTGCTGGAGATGCTGGCCGTGACCCTGTCGAAGGACGCACGCGCGCGTGCCGTGCAGCTCCCCGCCTGGAACGAGGCGCTGGGCCTGCCCCGGCCCTGGGACCAGCAGTGGTCCCTGCGCATGCAGCAGGTCCTCGCCTACGAGAGCGACCTGCTGGAGTACGGCGACCTCTTCGAGGGCTCGAAGGTGATCGAGGCCAAGGTGGGCGAGCTGGTCGAGGAGTCCCTCACCGAGATGCGGCGGATCGAGGAGATGGGCGGCGCGATGGCCGCCGTCGAGTCCGGCTACCTCAAGTCGCAGCTCGTCTCCTCGCACGCCGAACGCCGGGCCCGGATCGAGTCCGGCCAGGAGAAGATCGTCGGCGTCAACGTCTTCGAGACGACCGAGCCGAACCCCCTGACGGCCGACCTCGACACGGCCATCCAGACCGTCGACCCCGCGGTCGAGGCCCGGGTCGTCGCCGCCCTCCAGCACTGGCGCGACACGCGCTCCCAGCCGCCCTTCGACCACCCGCGCCCCGGCAAGGCGCTGGAGAGGCTGAAGGAGGCCGCCAAGGGCACCGCGAACCTCATGGAGGCCACCCTGGAGTGTGCCCGCGCGGGTGTCACGACCGGCGAGTGGGCGGGCGCGCTGCGGGAGGTGTTCGGCGAGTTCCGGGCGCCGACCGGGGTCTCCTCCGCGCCGGTGGCCGTCTCCGCCGAGGCCGGCTCGGCCATGTCCGGGGTGCGTCGCAAGGTGGACCTGACGGCCCGGGACCTCGGCGTCGGCAAGCTCCGCTTCCTGGTCGGCAAGCCCGGCCTGGACGGGCACTCCAACGGCGCCGAGCAGATCGCCGTACGGGCCCGGGACGCCGGCTTCGAGGTGGTCTACCAGGGCATCCGGCTCACACCCGAGCAGATCGTGGACGCGGCGATCGCGGAGGACGTGCACGCGGTCGGCCTGTCGATCCTCTCCGGATCGCACGCCCAGCTGGTGCCGGACGTGCTCGACCGGCTCCGTGTGGCCGGTGCCACAGACATTCCGGTGATCGCTGGTGGCATCATCCCGAACAACGACGCCGAACAGCTCAGGGCCGCCGGAGTGGCAGCGGTCTTCACCCCGAAGGACTTCGACATCACGGGAATCATCGGCCGCATCGTCGACGAGATCCGGAAAGCGAACAAGCTCGACCCCCTGGAGGTCCCCGCATGA
- the ccrA gene encoding crotonyl-CoA carboxylase/reductase gives MKDILDAIQSPDSTPADFAALPLPESYRAITVHKDETEMFAGLSTRDKDPRKSIHLDDVPVPELGPGEALVAVMASSVNYNSVWTSIFEPLSTFGFLERYGRLSELTKRHDLPYHIIGSDLAGVVLRTGPGVNSWKPGDEVVAHCLSVELESSDGHNDTMLDPEQRIWGFETNFGGLAEIALVKSNQLMPKPDHLSWEEAAAPGLVNSTAYRQLVSRNGAAMKQGDNVLIWGASGGLGSYATQFALAGGANPICVVSSPQKAEICRAMGAEAIIDRTAEDYKFWKDEHHQDPKEWKRFGKRIRELTGGEDVDIVFEHPGRETFGASVYVTRKGGTIVTCASTSGYNHEYDNRYLWMSLKRIIGSHFANYREAWEANRLIAKGKIHPTLSKVYSLEETGQAAYDVHRNLHQGKVGVLCLAPEEGLGVRDAEKRAKHVDAINRFRNI, from the coding sequence GTGAAGGACATCCTGGACGCGATCCAGTCGCCGGACTCGACGCCGGCCGACTTCGCCGCTCTGCCCCTGCCCGAGTCGTACCGTGCGATCACCGTGCACAAGGACGAGACGGAGATGTTCGCGGGCCTCAGCACCCGCGACAAGGACCCCCGCAAGTCGATCCACCTCGACGACGTGCCGGTGCCGGAGCTCGGCCCGGGCGAGGCCCTGGTGGCCGTCATGGCCTCCTCGGTCAACTACAACTCGGTGTGGACCTCGATCTTCGAGCCGCTGTCGACGTTCGGCTTCCTGGAGCGCTACGGCAGGCTCAGCGAGCTCACCAAGCGGCACGACCTGCCGTACCACATCATCGGCTCCGACCTCGCGGGCGTGGTCCTGCGCACCGGCCCCGGCGTGAACTCCTGGAAGCCCGGCGACGAGGTCGTCGCCCACTGCCTCTCCGTCGAGCTGGAGTCGTCGGACGGCCACAACGACACCATGCTCGACCCCGAGCAGCGGATCTGGGGCTTCGAGACCAACTTCGGCGGCCTCGCCGAGATCGCGCTGGTCAAGTCCAACCAGCTGATGCCCAAGCCGGACCACCTGTCGTGGGAGGAGGCCGCCGCCCCGGGGCTCGTCAACTCGACCGCGTACCGGCAGCTGGTCTCCCGCAACGGCGCCGCCATGAAGCAGGGCGACAACGTCCTGATCTGGGGCGCGAGCGGCGGACTGGGCTCGTACGCCACGCAGTTCGCGCTCGCGGGCGGCGCCAACCCGATCTGTGTCGTGTCCTCGCCGCAGAAGGCGGAGATCTGCCGGGCCATGGGCGCCGAGGCGATCATCGACCGCACCGCCGAGGACTACAAGTTCTGGAAGGACGAGCACCACCAGGACCCGAAGGAGTGGAAGCGCTTCGGCAAGCGCATCCGCGAACTCACCGGCGGCGAGGACGTGGACATCGTCTTCGAGCACCCCGGCCGCGAGACCTTCGGCGCCTCGGTCTACGTCACGCGCAAGGGCGGCACCATCGTCACCTGCGCCTCGACCTCCGGGTACAACCACGAGTACGACAACCGCTACCTGTGGATGTCCCTGAAGCGGATCATCGGCTCGCACTTCGCCAACTACCGCGAGGCCTGGGAGGCCAACCGGCTCATCGCGAAGGGCAAGATCCACCCGACCCTGTCCAAGGTGTACTCCCTGGAGGAGACCGGGCAGGCCGCCTACGACGTGCACCGCAACCTCCACCAGGGCAAGGTCGGCGTGCTGTGCCTGGCGCCCGAGGAGGGGCTCGGGGTGCGCGACGCGGAGAAGCGCGCGAAGCACGTCGACGCCATCAACCGCTTCCGGAACATCTGA